The sequence below is a genomic window from Nicotiana tomentosiformis chromosome 6, ASM39032v3, whole genome shotgun sequence.
CAGAACATAGAAACTCTTTAATCTTTCTACATCATAGCTACTTCTCGACAATAGAAAATATGTAGTAGTACTCTATTTATAATACTACAAATCAAATTTGACTAGACTAACAAAATCTATTCCAATATAAACTTGGTAAACAAAACCTAACTAGACatgaattaattaaaataaaaaatatcaaatcttAGACGATATAAGAATACAAATTAATCTTGATTTAATTTTCAATACGAGGGGAAAAAAGATGCATGAGGATCATGAGTAGAAGTAGGAGCGACAAACGTGCGCATGGGATCAGATATGAGCAGGTTGAAAACAGATAatgaaaaaacaaataaaatatttgGCCCGATCTATATTTAATATGAATAGAAAATGAGTTAACCGACAGATAACATGGCATCCTGAATAttatcacttttgggagaatttctagtatcacgacccgaaattcccacattcaaggaccgtgatggcgcctaccatttcacttgctaggcaagccaacattaaaataatcttaaccattttaaaataaatcaaattaaaCGGTAGTcgattactgaaataaagtgcgaaagacgataacaaccgaatcatccaaatacatccccgaatctggtgtcacaagtgcacgagctactagaataatacaaataaatatcTGAATAAAATTTAAGCTGTTtaaaagataatacacagctaagataagatagaaggggacttcagaactgtggacgttgtgcagttatacctcaagtctcctctaggtgGTTGAATCCGAGTaggtctatggtacgccactgggaccaactctaaaatctgcacaagaagtgcagagtgtagtatgagtacaaccgaccccatgtattctgtaagtgtcgagcctaacctcgacgaaattgtgatgaggctatgacaagacacgtacataaACAACCTGTAcgagtatatacaaatacgaagcaacaataacacaataaataataatttataaatttgggagggaacatgcgaaggggaatgatatagaaacttcagcaggagaagtgtcacgtagcagccaattaattcatcaacaataaaatgagcagctgataatatgaaaatggcacgacaccacccttcgtgcttttactctcattcttttcataaattaataaataaataataagattggcacgatatcaaccttcgtgctttaactctcttctggcacgacatcaccctttgtgctttaactctcttctggcacgacatgaccctttgtgcttttatactctttgaaaatggcacgccatcaccctttgtgctttaactctcttcctcacttcataattcaataaataataatgtgaaattggcacggcattacccttcgtgcttttacactcttccttaccataaaaataataatataaattcgaaaGAGTATTAAAATAcggggatatatacttatcaatcaattcaataccagaataccgatctcaccttccaaaatattcaacaataatttcataaaaaatgatcaaataaataataataacttaagcaggaatatcttaattaaataggcaattattcataataaacaaattctacccgcatgctttgactcaaccacaacgcataagtactcgtcacctcacatatacattgtactcgcacattaaatcacgtagcgaatagacaaataagtcctactccctcaagtcaaggttaaccacgacacttacctcgatttgcaaccaactcaagattccaatacacctttgccttgcgaattagtgtccaaaagtttcaaatctagtcacaaataattcaatatactcaacacgattcgtaggaattaattccacatgaaattactaattttctgaattaaaacccgaaattcatctcaaaattcaacagtgggacccacgtctcaaatctcgaaaaaactcacgaaatccgaacactcttTCCGAGACGAGTCTAGCCACataaaaattatcaatttccgatgtcaaatgggtctccaaatcctaaatttttatttttgaaaagttttacaaaaatctcacctttctccatttaaatccgaaataaacaaTGAAtttaaccatggatttatgaaatataatcaatatatgataaagaacacttacccagtttgaAGTCATGAAAAACCCCtttaaaatcgcccaaatccgagactcaactcaaaaatgagtaaaaatggctaactctcGATTTTATGGGTTTTGTCCAGGCTTTTACGCATTTGCAGGCACAAATGCCGTATCtacgagctcgcatttgcgaagtgaggCTGCCAGAAAAAATTCTGCATTTTCGGACTtcaatgtcgcacctgcgacatcgcaaaagcgaccaaaCGACCGCAAAAGCGGTCTCTTCCGCAGAAGCGCTTGAGCCTTCGCAGAAGCGGTCGCGCATCTGCGCCTCATTTCTCTGCAAAAGCGAAGGAACTGGCCAGTGCccaagtcgcagaagcgaccagcttCTCGCAGAAGCAGCTGCGCATCTACGACtccttcttcgcaggtgcgaaacaccagaaccacacacgcatatttttataaaaataatccgaaacacgtccgaaactcacccgagccactcgggacctcgtccaattataccaaccagtcccgtaatgtaatacggacttactcgggttctcaaatcacatcaaataacatcgaaattacaattcacacttcgattcgaacttttgagtttcaaacatttcaatttacaaaattcgtgccgaaacgtattaaacgaatcgagaatgatttcaaatttggcgcacaagtcataaatgacataacagagctattctaaCTCTCGAAATctcaatccgagcccgatatcgaTGAAGTCAAATTCGCGGTTAAACTTTGGAatttttaagctttcaaactttcaattttcaataaatggcgataactcaagctagggacctcaaaactaaattccgggcatacgcccaagtcccaaatcacgatacggacctaccgaaactgtcaaaatactgatccgggttcgtttgctcaaaacgttgaccgaagtcaactcaaatgagttttgaagtaatattttatattttaattaattttttcacataaaacttttcgaaaaatttacgGACTATTCGTGCTAGTCGAGAAAagctgaatggtgctatttgaggtttaagaacacataaataattattaaatttaaagatgacatatcgAGTCATCACACCTAGTTTCTTAAACTTGAGAAAACACCCAATTTGAGTCTTTGAAATGTTAAAGTTAAACCCATTGGTTAGCTAtaagtggataatatgaattttattcatatttgatccatttttgaaaagttcattatccagctcatttttaatgaataatacggttgtaaaactattttcctatccattttgccaccactaatCAGAAGTAATCAACATCGGAGGGAAGTGCCCATTTTTCTGGTTCTTTTTCTCTTTTGGGAGGAAGAATGTCAAATTTTTCATTAATTTGCATAAGTCCTACTACTATATCATTGCTAAATAATAGACTGATTAGAGCAATTATGTGGATTCAAGGATATATTATTCAATGCATGATTTTATGTACCAATAGCGGTGGTAGATTAATCATTTCTTTTTAAACAGAATTGCATGATATTCTAATTGTTCTTTGACATAAACTTTTTGCTTCCTATATCTTAGAGATACTATGGTTTCTGAATTTTGGTTGTCGCTGTTCTTTGATAGGATATTGTTGGAAATGTTCATACAGATTTGTACTCGCCACAAGAAGCAATTTTCCATAAGTTGCATTTAAAATTCTATTAATTTCAATATGTCAATGTGACTAGGAAATGATTTTGTAAGGCCTATAACTTATAATAACTTCTATAAGTTGCGTTGCTAACCTCTCTCATAAgtatatacacatattatatataggGATTAATATAACATCATGTGTTGAAACAACCTACTTTTAATTTTTGATATGTCTCTTTTAATGCTTATCAGGTATATTTTCATTTCCTTTTGCATTCTGATAGCATGTTTACCAAGTTTCTTTGCGGACAAAAGTGCTATTTTTGCCAAAGTTGTTTGGTCAAGTTTTTAGAAGTAAAAGAGTGCTTTTGAGTGCATAAACGGTTTTTGAGAAACAAAAAAAAGTATagctttttttcaaaaatatttttgagaaaaatacacttggAAGCACTTtataaaagtttggccaaacattatttaaaaaaaaaaatatttttgagaaaaatatttttcaaaataaactgattttaaATGCTTGGCCAGGTTATAATTCTCTATGATCTCCAAAGCCAAACGGTTCACTATTTATTTTCCATGAATTTTCTCCAAGCCTCACTTTACACTTGAAACAATTACACAACATATTCGGTGTATTTTTTTTGCAGACATATACACGCATGTGTGTGTCTAAATATGCACATAATTCATAAATTGACGAACCCTTCAATCAGGGAGATCACATGGCATGTTTTCTGTTTACAAATATCAAACACTACTCACTAAATCtccaaaatttataaattatagTATAACCCAACGTACGATTGTGCTCCCATATAAAATTAGGAAGTTGCCGGTCCATATTAGTGTTTTAGGTAACATATAGTTCCCTACCATTTTTATCTCATGTGACCGACCATTTAGCCTTCATTGACCTGGCATTGCTCCTCTATTTACTATAAATTAAAACTACTACCCCTTTTGCTGATCAAAACAACTAACTCAAAAAATTGACTCTTCAAAAAGAGCAAAAGAAATAATGGCGACAGAACTTGAAATTACTGAGCTAAGATTGGGAATTCCAGGGGAAAAGAAAAGGGTGTTTTCAGAGATTGACAATGATCGAAGTAGCAGCAACGTTAACGACGATGATGATGTTAAGTGTCACAACAAAAACCAAGTTGTTGGTTGGCCGCCGGTTTGTGCTTATCGGAGAAAGAATTATAGCTTTAATAATAGTTGTGAAGGATCGAAAATGTACGTGAAAGTTAGCTTAGATGGTGTCCCTTTTCTTAGAAAAGTTGATTTGGGAACTCAAAAGGACTACTCTGAATTTGTCATGAATCTTGAAAAGCTCTTTGGTTGCTATGGCATTTGTAAGTTTTGTTGCTTCTTCGGTTTATTAAATTATGCCATGCAAAATTGCAAAACAAAAACTTTACTGATATACTTTAACCGCATTATGAAATTTATCATGTCACTTAAGCGACATTAAGTCCCAAGTATCTTTTTATAGCAAATGTCAATTGATAACTTGTAAAATACTAATATATTATTACAACAAGTGAAAATATATTGATAGTAAAAAATGTTCTTTTGTACTATTTgtgtaaaaattaaaaaagaaaaacatgaGGAATATTGGGAGTCaattgattttgtgattttttgcaaacttatttttagttttatgactattttttattttttgtttacaCATAaagatttacttttacacgtaAAAAATCAATCATTTACCCACAAgaggtataaaaatattattttttcaaatttaaaattgtaaaaataCATAATGTACTAATAGTTATAGTGAAATTAGTACATACTACTACAAATATTATAAAGAAGGTTTAGAAAGACAAAGGGAATAATGAGATTGGGAAAATATGGACAGGCGAAGCGGTGAAAGATGGAGACAGTTCAGAGTACATTCCTATATACGAGGACAAAGATGGAGACTGGATGCTTCTCGGCGACGTTCCCTGGGAGTAAGTTCAGTTCTCTACCTCTACACTAAAATTAGATACTTACCTTAATTAACTGACTCCTACTACTGAACCtcaattaatttatattttatactaactgtTTCTTTTAAGTTTTTACTATtccaatatattaaaaataagttttttttaACTTATTATTTTGCTTTTTAACTTATTATTTTGCGACAGTTAAAATGGGAAGGACGAAGTATTACTTTGTTGGTAAGATTTTAGTTACAATTAATAAAGATAATTTAGTAAAACAAATATCGGACTGGAACTTcattataatatactggagttccagcataatatactggtccaacataatatgctggaagttcatacacatgtgctccaatctccagtatattatgctggaactttccgtgtgctggagcGTTCCGGCATAAtttgctggaagttcatacacaagtgaatcaatctctagtatattatgctggaactttccgtgttgcagcaaaatagtggctatttttcaatgactttgcaaacgctgactattttttaattaccagtccgaaaactggctagtccGTGCTATTTTTACTGCAACATGAAGGTACCGGGTTCATTTGAGCCCAGTACTTTTAGCACAAattataaatttatgtgtaaaaatctaTTATATTGCAAAAATTAGTAGATATGAGCTCATAACCTTAAAAGTAGAATAATTTATATGTTAAAAATCTTAAGATTGAActgataaaatttaaatcttagATTCGTGTCTGGTTACGTGTATATATTAGGTTTAAGTTTCCTTTGCTGACTTGAGCAGTACGACTGAACTAGCTTGTTATAGAGAGAGAAGAATTGATTTAAATGACAGGTTAGAAACCAATTTTTTCGTAGGAAACAGTGACAAAGATGAAAACGACCACCATTATATCCTTTCTTTTTACGGTGTTACCAAAGAAAACCCAATTTTTAGGAAGAAATCCCTGAATTGTAGgagcaatttttttaaaaattgaagCAACAAATTATTCAATCATGTGTGATAAGTCCGATCCTAATTTAAACTACTTAGCATATAAATCAAACTCatagaataaaaaaaaaattaataaaatttcaaTAATATAGTCGAAGAAAAAGACCGAAAGTCTAAAGTATCCCCACACAAAAAGTGAAAGGGCAGAGGGAAACTGAGTTTGTACAATGATTTTCACCAACCACAGTTTCTTCTCCAGAAGTCAGAAATTGCCGACAAACACGTATTTTTTCGAAGAAATTGTTGAATCAGACAAGACTGTCCCATAGGACAATATATAGCAGGTCAAGCAGTAATTATCACATTGAAAGCTTTTCTGGACCACGTTTTCTCTTGGACTATCATTTAACTGTTAGACAACTTTGCCATCTCGTCCTAGTACACAATCAATTATGTTTTCAATattttttattctattttttttctatattttcttttAACTGATCTTTTCGTATTATGATATATTGGAAATAACTTTTTTAACTTCACAAAGTtagagtaaggtctgcgtacatattacccctcataccccacttgtgagattacactatttttttttttgttgttgtttagtATTATTTGTAGGGGAGCCTCAGAGCAATGCGGTAAAATTATTTCCGTG
It includes:
- the LOC104114942 gene encoding auxin-induced protein AUX22-like; amino-acid sequence: MATELEITELRLGIPGEKKRVFSEIDNDRSSSNVNDDDDVKCHNKNQVVGWPPVCAYRRKNYSFNNSCEGSKMYVKVSLDGVPFLRKVDLGTQKDYSEFVMNLEKLFGCYGICEAVKDGDSSEYIPIYEDKDGDWMLLGDVPWEMFTESCKRLRIMKRSDAKVIGIRTKDFLKGMYKEK